A section of the Rhizomicrobium sp. genome encodes:
- a CDS encoding helix-turn-helix transcriptional regulator — protein MTKNKNKPPGLSGALQAFDEDLAVDVPGYAKALAAEREAEASVDAQCKAIRAMFRRKREAKGLTQGDLAARMGVMQPAINKIENGDGDIGIKTLLRYAAALEGELSVGFSEPDAPSQHPRPAAPAHAVGWAKYRTVRPQLIECVLLSVDGVPAARIARETGLPHRTVVSTLQEAVAKLQSSAGNAASGSAHNRVAKELKKQVAAQIDHYLAELK, from the coding sequence ATGACCAAGAACAAGAATAAGCCTCCCGGATTGTCCGGCGCGCTGCAAGCGTTCGACGAAGACCTCGCCGTCGACGTGCCCGGCTATGCCAAGGCACTGGCCGCGGAGCGCGAGGCCGAGGCGTCGGTCGATGCCCAATGCAAAGCCATACGCGCCATGTTTCGCAGAAAGCGCGAGGCGAAGGGCCTCACACAGGGCGATCTCGCGGCGAGGATGGGTGTGATGCAGCCGGCAATCAACAAGATCGAAAACGGCGACGGCGACATCGGAATAAAGACGCTCCTGCGCTATGCGGCGGCGCTGGAGGGCGAGCTTTCGGTCGGATTTTCGGAACCCGACGCCCCCTCGCAACATCCCCGTCCCGCGGCGCCGGCGCATGCCGTTGGCTGGGCGAAATACCGGACGGTCCGTCCCCAATTGATCGAATGCGTCCTTCTGAGCGTCGACGGCGTGCCGGCTGCCAGGATCGCGCGGGAGACCGGCCTTCCGCACCGGACCGTGGTCTCGACGCTTCAGGAAGCGGTCGCCAAGTTGCAGTCTTCCGCCGGCAATGCCGCATCCGGCAGCGCCCATAATCGCGTCGCCAAGGAGCTGAAGAAGCAGGTCGCGGCGCAGATCGATCATTATCTCGCGGAATTGAAGTGA
- the rpsL gene encoding 30S ribosomal protein S12, which yields MPTINQLIRKPRGEKPRRNKVPALQECPQKRAVCTRVYTVTPKKPNSALRKVAKVRLTNGYEALSYIPGEGHNLQEHSVVLIRGGRVKDLPGVRYHIIRGVLDTQGVKDRKQRRSLYGAKRPK from the coding sequence ATGCCGACGATCAATCAGTTGATCCGCAAGCCCCGCGGCGAGAAGCCCAGGCGCAACAAGGTGCCGGCGCTCCAGGAGTGCCCGCAGAAGCGCGCGGTCTGCACCCGCGTCTATACCGTGACGCCCAAGAAGCCGAACTCGGCCCTGCGCAAGGTGGCGAAGGTTCGCCTGACCAACGGCTACGAAGCCCTCTCTTACATCCCCGGCGAAGGCCACAATCTGCAGGAGCACTCGGTCGTGCTCATCCGCGGCGGCCGCGTGAAGGATCTTCCCGGCGTTCGCTACCACATCATCCGCGGCGTGCTCGACACGCAGGGCGTCAAGGACCGCAAGCAGCGCCGGTCCCTGTATGGCGCCAAGCGTCCCAAGTAA
- the rpsG gene encoding 30S ribosomal protein S7, whose amino-acid sequence MSRRRRADKREITPDAKFGDLVLAKFMNSLMYDGKKSAAEGIIYGAFDTIQQKTKTDPIQVFHEALRNVAPAIEVKSRRVGGATYQVPVEVRTDRARALAIRWLITAARGRNEPTMTGRLSGELMDAANNRGTAVKKREDTHKMADANRAFSHYRW is encoded by the coding sequence ATGTCACGCCGCCGCCGCGCCGATAAACGCGAGATCACCCCGGACGCCAAGTTCGGCGACCTCGTCCTCGCCAAGTTCATGAACAGCCTGATGTATGACGGCAAGAAGTCCGCCGCCGAAGGCATCATCTATGGCGCCTTCGACACCATCCAGCAGAAGACCAAGACCGATCCGATCCAGGTCTTCCATGAGGCGCTGCGCAACGTCGCCCCGGCGATCGAAGTGAAGTCCCGCCGCGTCGGCGGCGCCACCTATCAGGTGCCGGTCGAAGTCCGCACCGACCGCGCCCGCGCGCTCGCGATCCGCTGGCTGATCACGGCGGCCCGCGGCCGCAACGAGCCGACCATGACCGGCCGCCTCTCGGGCGAGTTGATGGACGCCGCCAACAACCGCGGCACCGCCGTCAAGAAGCGCGAAGACACCCACAAGATGGCGGACGCCAATCGCGCGTTCTCCCATTACCGCTGGTAA
- the fusA gene encoding elongation factor G, whose protein sequence is MARTTPLERYRNIGIAAHIDAGKTTTTERILYYTGKSHKIGEVHDGAATMDFMEQEQERGITITSAATTCFWKDHRINIIDTPGHVDFTIEVERSMRVLDGAVAVFDAVAGVEPQSETVWRQADKYHVPRICFVNKMDRTGADFQRCIDMMIDRLGTRPMVITWPIGSESDFKGIVDIVKMKALIWHDEQLGAKFDEVEIPAEYADKAKQLRAALVDMAVEQDDDVMTAYLDGTEPSEADLKRCIRKGAMAFAFVPVMCGSAFKNKGVQPLLDAVVDYLPSPLDIPPVKGTDPKGNEVERPADDKAPFAGLAFKIMDDPFVGSITFVRLYSGTIASGTAALNSVKDKTERVGRMLLMHANSREDVKEANAGDIVAFAGLKLTTTGETLCDPNNPVILERMEFPDPVIEVAIEPKTKADQEKMGMALVRLAQEDPSFRVSTDQESGQTILKGMGELHLEIKVDILKRTYKVDANVGAPQVAYRETLSRPVSIKYTHKKQTGGSGQFAEVSIDFEPLEPGSGFVFENDIVGGSIPKEFIPSVEKGLKAQKESGLLAGFPVIDFKATLTDGKYHEVDSNALTFDIAARAAFRELASKGVVKLLEPIMKVEVVTPDEFTGGVIGDLLGRRGQVQGQDTRGNAAVISAMVPLANMFGYINQLRSQTQGRAQYSMEFDHYSQVPQTIADEIKAKYA, encoded by the coding sequence ATGGCCCGCACCACTCCGCTCGAACGCTATCGCAATATCGGCATCGCCGCGCATATCGACGCCGGCAAGACGACCACGACCGAGCGCATCCTCTACTACACCGGCAAGTCCCATAAGATCGGCGAAGTGCACGACGGCGCCGCCACGATGGACTTCATGGAGCAGGAGCAGGAGCGCGGCATCACGATCACGTCGGCCGCCACGACGTGCTTCTGGAAAGACCACCGCATCAACATCATCGACACGCCCGGCCATGTGGATTTCACCATCGAGGTCGAGCGTTCGATGCGCGTGCTGGACGGCGCGGTCGCGGTGTTCGACGCCGTCGCCGGCGTCGAGCCGCAGTCCGAGACCGTGTGGCGCCAGGCCGACAAGTACCACGTGCCGCGCATCTGCTTCGTCAACAAGATGGACCGCACCGGGGCGGACTTCCAGCGCTGCATCGACATGATGATCGACCGCCTCGGCACCCGGCCGATGGTCATCACCTGGCCGATCGGCTCGGAGAGCGACTTCAAGGGCATCGTCGACATCGTCAAGATGAAGGCGCTGATCTGGCACGACGAGCAGCTCGGCGCGAAGTTCGACGAGGTCGAGATTCCGGCCGAATACGCCGACAAGGCCAAGCAGCTCCGCGCCGCCCTGGTCGACATGGCGGTCGAGCAGGACGACGACGTGATGACGGCCTATCTCGACGGCACCGAGCCGTCGGAAGCCGATCTGAAGCGCTGCATCCGCAAGGGCGCGATGGCGTTCGCCTTCGTGCCGGTGATGTGCGGCTCGGCCTTCAAGAACAAGGGCGTGCAGCCCCTGCTCGACGCGGTCGTCGACTACCTGCCGTCGCCGCTCGACATCCCGCCGGTCAAGGGCACCGATCCCAAGGGCAACGAGGTCGAGCGTCCCGCCGACGACAAGGCGCCCTTCGCCGGCCTCGCCTTCAAGATCATGGACGATCCCTTCGTCGGCTCGATCACCTTCGTGCGGCTCTATTCCGGCACGATCGCCTCGGGCACCGCCGCGCTCAACTCGGTCAAGGACAAGACCGAGCGCGTCGGCCGCATGCTCCTGATGCACGCGAACTCCCGCGAGGACGTGAAGGAAGCCAATGCGGGCGACATCGTCGCCTTCGCGGGCCTCAAGCTCACGACCACGGGCGAGACGCTGTGCGATCCCAACAATCCGGTGATCCTGGAGCGCATGGAATTCCCCGATCCGGTCATCGAGGTCGCGATCGAGCCGAAGACCAAGGCCGACCAGGAGAAGATGGGCATGGCGCTGGTGCGTCTGGCGCAGGAGGATCCCTCCTTCCGCGTCTCGACCGACCAGGAATCCGGCCAGACCATCCTCAAGGGCATGGGCGAGCTCCATCTGGAGATCAAGGTCGACATCTTGAAGCGCACCTACAAGGTCGACGCCAATGTCGGCGCGCCGCAGGTCGCCTATCGCGAGACGCTCAGCAGGCCGGTTTCGATCAAGTACACCCACAAGAAGCAGACCGGCGGTTCGGGCCAGTTCGCCGAAGTGTCGATCGATTTCGAGCCGCTGGAACCGGGTTCGGGCTTCGTGTTCGAGAACGACATCGTCGGCGGCTCGATCCCGAAGGAGTTCATCCCCTCGGTCGAAAAGGGCCTCAAGGCGCAGAAGGAATCGGGCCTCCTCGCCGGCTTCCCGGTGATCGACTTCAAGGCGACCCTGACCGACGGCAAGTACCACGAGGTGGACTCCAACGCGCTCACCTTCGACATCGCGGCGCGCGCGGCGTTCCGCGAGCTCGCGAGCAAGGGCGTCGTCAAGCTGCTCGAGCCGATCATGAAGGTCGAGGTCGTGACGCCGGACGAGTTCACCGGCGGCGTGATCGGCGATCTGCTCGGCCGCCGCGGCCAGGTGCAGGGCCAGGACACCCGCGGCAACGCCGCGGTGATCTCGGCCATGGTGCCGCTCGCCAACATGTTCGGATACATCAACCAGCTGCGCTCGCAGACCCAGGGCCGCGCGCAGTATTCGATGGAATTCGATCACTACAGCCAAGTGCCGCAGACCATCGCGGACGAGATCAAAGCGAAATACGCCTAA
- the tuf gene encoding elongation factor Tu, translated as MAKAKFERNKPHCNIGTIGHVDHGKTSLTAAITKVLAETGGATFTAYDQIDKAPEEKARGITISTAHVEYETANRHYAHVDCPGHADYVKNMITGAAQMDGGILVVSAADGPMPQTREHILLARQVGVPALVVFLNKCDMVDDPELLELVEMEVRELLSSYSFPGDDIPIIRGSALMALEDKNKELGHDAILKLMAEVDRYIPQPERPIDQPFLMPIEDVFSISGRGTVVTGRVERGIVKVGETVEIIGIRPTSSTTVTGVEMFRKLLDQGQAGDNIGALLRGVEREGVERGQVLAKPGSVTPHTNFTAEIYVLTKDEGGRHTPFFANYRPQFYFRTTDVTGIVKLPEGTEMVMPGDNVSIEVELIVPIAMEEKLRFAIREGGRTVGSGVVAKIIK; from the coding sequence ATGGCGAAAGCTAAATTCGAGCGTAACAAGCCGCATTGCAACATCGGGACGATCGGCCATGTCGACCATGGCAAGACGTCGCTGACGGCCGCCATCACCAAGGTCCTGGCCGAGACGGGCGGGGCGACGTTCACCGCCTATGACCAGATCGACAAGGCGCCGGAAGAGAAGGCGCGCGGCATCACGATCTCGACGGCGCATGTCGAGTACGAGACCGCGAACCGCCACTACGCCCATGTCGACTGCCCGGGCCATGCGGACTATGTGAAGAACATGATCACCGGCGCCGCCCAGATGGACGGCGGCATCCTGGTGGTGTCGGCGGCCGACGGCCCGATGCCCCAGACCCGCGAGCACATCCTGCTGGCCCGCCAGGTCGGCGTGCCGGCGCTGGTGGTGTTCCTGAACAAGTGCGACATGGTCGACGATCCGGAGCTCCTGGAACTGGTGGAGATGGAAGTGCGCGAGCTGCTTTCGTCCTACAGCTTCCCGGGCGATGACATCCCGATCATCCGCGGTTCGGCGCTGATGGCCTTGGAAGACAAGAACAAGGAACTCGGCCATGACGCGATCCTGAAGCTGATGGCGGAGGTGGATCGCTACATCCCGCAGCCGGAGCGTCCGATCGACCAGCCCTTCCTGATGCCGATCGAGGACGTGTTCTCGATCTCGGGCCGCGGAACCGTGGTCACCGGAAGAGTCGAGCGCGGCATCGTGAAGGTGGGCGAGACGGTGGAGATCATCGGCATCCGCCCGACCTCCTCGACCACGGTGACGGGTGTCGAGATGTTCAGGAAGTTGCTGGACCAGGGCCAGGCGGGCGACAACATCGGCGCCTTGCTGCGCGGCGTGGAGCGCGAGGGCGTGGAGCGCGGCCAGGTCCTGGCCAAGCCGGGCAGTGTCACGCCGCACACGAATTTCACGGCGGAGATCTACGTGCTGACGAAGGACGAGGGCGGCCGTCACACGCCGTTCTTCGCGAACTACCGTCCGCAGTTCTATTTCCGCACCACGGACGTGACCGGCATCGTGAAGCTTCCGGAAGGCACCGAGATGGTGATGCCGGGGGACAACGTGTCGATCGAGGTCGAGCTGATCGTTCCGATCGCGATGGAAGAGAAGCTGCGCTTCGCCATCCGCGAGGGCGGCCGCACCGTCGGCTCGGGAGTTGTGGCGAAGATCATAAAGTGA
- the rpsJ gene encoding 30S ribosomal protein S10 → MQNQNIRIRLKAFDHRILDNSTREIVNTAKRTGAQVRGPIPLPTGIERFTVNRSPHIDKKSREQFEIRTHKRLLDIIDPTPQTVDALMKLDLAAGVDVEIKL, encoded by the coding sequence ATGCAAAATCAGAACATCCGCATCAGGTTGAAGGCCTTCGATCACCGCATCCTCGACAATTCGACGCGGGAAATCGTCAACACGGCCAAGCGCACCGGCGCGCAGGTGAGGGGCCCCATTCCGCTCCCCACCGGCATCGAGCGCTTCACCGTGAACCGGTCCCCGCATATCGACAAAAAGAGCCGCGAGCAGTTCGAAATCCGGACCCACAAGCGTCTCCTCGACATCATCGATCCCACGCCGCAGACCGTCGACGCTTTGATGAAGCTCGACCTTGCGGCCGGCGTCGACGTCGAGATCAAGCTTTAA
- the rplC gene encoding 50S ribosomal protein L3, which yields MRTGVITQKVGMTRLFLDDGRHVPVTVLKLDGCQVVSTRTEDKDGYTAVQLGSGFAKPKNLTKADRGNFAKAEVEPKRKLAEFRVDAGNLLEVGDLIQADHFVVGQKVDVSGVTIGRGFTGAMKRWNFRGLEASHGVSISHRSLGGTGGRQDPGKTFKNKKMHGHYGVDNVTTQNLEVAKVDVERGLIMIRGAVPGHKGGWVMVRDAVKRPHKDIPLPGSVKKREAAPAVAKAEG from the coding sequence ATGCGCACAGGCGTCATCACGCAGAAGGTCGGCATGACCCGTCTGTTCCTGGACGACGGACGGCACGTGCCCGTCACCGTCCTCAAGCTGGACGGCTGTCAGGTCGTCTCCACGCGTACGGAAGACAAGGACGGCTACACCGCGGTGCAGCTCGGCTCGGGCTTCGCCAAGCCGAAGAACCTGACTAAGGCCGATCGCGGCAATTTCGCGAAGGCCGAAGTGGAGCCCAAGCGCAAGCTTGCGGAATTCCGCGTCGACGCGGGCAACCTGCTGGAAGTCGGCGATCTGATCCAGGCGGATCATTTCGTGGTCGGCCAGAAGGTGGACGTCTCGGGCGTCACCATCGGCCGCGGCTTCACCGGCGCGATGAAGCGGTGGAATTTCCGCGGCCTGGAAGCCTCCCACGGCGTCTCGATCTCGCACCGCTCGCTGGGCGGCACCGGCGGCCGCCAGGATCCGGGCAAGACCTTCAAGAACAAGAAGATGCACGGCCATTACGGCGTGGACAATGTGACGACGCAGAATCTCGAAGTCGCGAAAGTCGACGTCGAGCGCGGCCTGATCATGATCCGCGGCGCGGTCCCGGGCCACAAGGGCGGCTGGGTCATGGTGCGCGACGCGGTCAAGCGTCCGCACAAGGACATCCCGCTGCCCGGCTCGGTGAAGAAGCGCGAAGCGGCCCCGGCCGTCGCCAAGGCGGAGGGCTGA
- the rplD gene encoding 50S ribosomal protein L4: MKTKVLKLDNTSGGDDVELNDAIFGLEPRADLIQRVVVWQLAKRRSGQHKTLTRAEINRTKHRFGKQKGGGTARHGARSAPLFVGGAKAMGPVSHSHEFDLPKKVRALGLRHALSAKAKSGSIVVLDEAKSAAVKTGALAKQFAGLGLSKMLIIDGTFDRNFELSARNLNHVALLPAAGLNVYDIVRSDKLVLTKAALTAIEERLGAERRQSESTP; this comes from the coding sequence GTGAAGACCAAGGTCCTCAAACTCGACAACACATCGGGCGGCGACGACGTCGAGCTCAACGACGCCATTTTCGGCCTTGAGCCGCGCGCCGACCTGATCCAGCGCGTCGTCGTCTGGCAGCTTGCCAAGCGCCGCTCCGGCCAGCACAAGACGCTGACCCGCGCCGAGATCAACCGCACCAAGCACCGCTTCGGCAAGCAGAAGGGCGGCGGCACCGCCCGTCACGGCGCCCGCTCGGCTCCGCTGTTCGTCGGCGGCGCCAAGGCGATGGGTCCGGTCAGCCACAGCCACGAATTCGACCTGCCCAAGAAGGTCCGCGCGCTGGGCCTGCGCCACGCGCTGTCGGCCAAGGCGAAGTCCGGCTCGATCGTCGTGCTCGACGAGGCAAAGTCCGCCGCGGTCAAGACCGGCGCGCTGGCCAAGCAGTTCGCGGGCCTCGGCCTGTCGAAGATGCTGATCATCGACGGCACCTTCGACCGGAATTTCGAGTTGTCGGCGCGCAATCTCAACCATGTCGCGCTGCTGCCGGCCGCCGGCCTCAACGTCTACGACATCGTCCGGAGCGACAAGCTGGTCCTGACCAAGGCCGCCTTGACCGCGATCGAGGAGCGCCTCGGCGCGGAGCGCCGGCAATCGGAGTCGACTCCATGA
- a CDS encoding 50S ribosomal protein L23, producing MTYHHDVILSPVITEKATKLTETNQVVFRVPLSATKPKIAAAVAELFKVKVKAVNTVTVKGKKKLARGKPYKRSDFKKAIVTLEPGHQIDITTGL from the coding sequence ATGACCTATCATCACGACGTCATCCTCTCGCCGGTGATCACCGAAAAGGCGACCAAGCTGACCGAGACCAACCAGGTCGTATTCCGCGTGCCGCTCTCCGCCACCAAGCCGAAGATCGCCGCCGCGGTCGCCGAGCTCTTCAAGGTCAAGGTCAAGGCGGTGAACACGGTCACGGTCAAGGGCAAGAAGAAGCTCGCCCGCGGCAAGCCGTACAAGCGCAGCGATTTCAAGAAAGCGATCGTGACCCTCGAGCCGGGCCACCAGATCGACATCACGACGGGACTCTGA
- the rplB gene encoding 50S ribosomal protein L2 — translation MALKQYKPTTPGQRQLVLIDRSGLHKGGPVKALTEGKHSHGGRNNTGRVVVRWQGGGHKQRYRIVDFKRRKFNAPATVERLEYDPNRTSFIALIKYKDGELAYILAPQRLAVGDSVVSGEKVDVKPGNAMPLSAMPVGTIVHNIEMKPGKGGQIARSAGTYAQYLGRDAGYALMRLNSGEVRKVALTCMATVGAVSNPDHMNEVIGKAGRNVWKGKRPSVRGTAMNPIDHPHGGGEGRTKGGRHPVTPWGKGTKGNKTRTNKRTTKFIVRTRKGKAQG, via the coding sequence ATGGCGCTGAAACAATACAAGCCCACCACGCCCGGCCAGCGCCAATTGGTGCTGATCGACCGCTCCGGCCTGCACAAGGGCGGACCGGTGAAGGCCTTGACCGAGGGCAAGCACTCCCATGGCGGGCGCAACAACACCGGCCGCGTCGTCGTGCGCTGGCAGGGTGGCGGCCACAAGCAGCGCTATCGCATCGTCGATTTCAAGCGCCGCAAGTTCAACGCGCCCGCGACGGTCGAGCGCCTGGAATACGATCCCAACCGCACCTCCTTCATCGCCCTCATCAAGTACAAGGACGGCGAGCTCGCCTACATCCTGGCGCCGCAGCGCCTCGCCGTCGGCGACAGCGTCGTCTCGGGCGAGAAGGTCGACGTCAAGCCGGGCAACGCCATGCCGCTCTCGGCCATGCCGGTCGGCACCATCGTGCACAATATCGAGATGAAGCCGGGCAAGGGCGGCCAGATCGCCCGCTCCGCCGGCACCTATGCGCAGTATCTCGGCCGCGACGCCGGCTACGCGCTGATGCGCCTCAACTCGGGCGAAGTGCGCAAGGTCGCGCTGACCTGCATGGCGACGGTGGGCGCGGTGTCGAACCCCGACCACATGAACGAAGTCATCGGCAAGGCCGGCCGCAACGTCTGGAAGGGCAAGCGCCCCTCGGTCCGCGGCACCGCGATGAACCCGATCGACCATCCCCATGGCGGCGGCGAAGGCCGCACCAAGGGCGGCCGCCATCCGGTCACCCCCTGGGGCAAGGGCACCAAGGGCAACAAGACCCGCACGAACAAGCGCACCACGAAATTCATCGTGCGTACGCGCAAAGGCAAGGCACAGGGCTAA
- the rpsS gene encoding 30S ribosomal protein S19 translates to MTRSVWKGPFVDGYLLKKAETARNSGRKDVIKTWSRRSTILPQFVGVTFGVYNGKKHIPVLVTEDMVGHKLGEFSPTRTFSGHSGGGDKKAKRG, encoded by the coding sequence ATGACGAGATCTGTTTGGAAAGGCCCGTTCGTCGACGGCTATCTGCTGAAGAAGGCGGAGACCGCGCGCAATTCCGGCCGCAAGGACGTGATCAAGACCTGGTCGCGCCGCTCGACGATCCTGCCGCAATTCGTCGGCGTGACCTTCGGCGTCTACAACGGCAAGAAGCACATCCCGGTGCTCGTGACCGAGGACATGGTCGGCCACAAGCTCGGCGAGTTCTCGCCGACCCGCACCTTCTCCGGCCATTCCGGCGGCGGCGACAAGAAAGCGAAGAGGGGCTAA
- the rpsC gene encoding 30S ribosomal protein S3, which translates to MGQKVNPIGLRLGINRTWDSRWYAGKKDFGRLLQEDIKIREYLSEKLKAAGVSKIVIERPHKKCRITIHSARPGVVIGKKGADIEKLKSDVQKFTTDEVHLNIVEIRKPEIDAKLVAENIAQQLERRVAFRRVMKRAVQSAQRLGALGIRIKCGGRLGGAEIARVEWYHEGRVPLHTLRADIDYGVATAKTTYGTCGVKVWIFKGEIMEHDPMAQDKRAAEAEQSRGGGERRERQPAPAAAS; encoded by the coding sequence ATGGGTCAGAAAGTTAATCCGATCGGGCTTCGCCTGGGCATCAACCGGACCTGGGACTCGCGCTGGTACGCGGGCAAGAAGGATTTCGGCCGGCTGCTCCAGGAAGACATCAAGATCCGCGAGTATCTGAGCGAGAAGCTCAAGGCTGCCGGCGTGTCGAAGATCGTCATCGAGCGTCCGCACAAGAAGTGCCGCATCACCATCCACTCGGCGCGTCCGGGCGTGGTGATCGGCAAGAAGGGCGCCGACATCGAGAAGCTGAAGAGCGACGTCCAGAAGTTCACGACGGACGAAGTGCATCTCAACATCGTCGAGATCCGGAAGCCCGAGATCGACGCCAAGCTGGTGGCCGAGAACATCGCCCAGCAGCTCGAGCGCCGCGTCGCCTTCCGCCGCGTGATGAAGCGCGCCGTGCAGTCGGCCCAGCGCCTGGGCGCGCTCGGCATCCGCATCAAGTGCGGCGGCCGCCTCGGCGGCGCCGAGATCGCGCGCGTCGAGTGGTATCACGAGGGCCGCGTTCCGCTGCACACGCTGCGCGCCGACATCGACTACGGCGTCGCGACCGCCAAGACGACCTACGGCACCTGCGGCGTGAAGGTCTGGATCTTCAAGGGCGAGATCATGGAACACGACCCCATGGCCCAGGACAAGCGCGCCGCCGAAGCCGAGCAGAGCCGTGGCGGCGGCGAACGCCGCGAACGCCAGCCGGCGCCCGCGGCAGCCAGTTAA
- the rplP gene encoding 50S ribosomal protein L16: MLQPKRTKFRKQFKGRIHGAAKKGTALNFGAYGLKAMEPERVTAREIEAARRAITRQMKRAGRVWIRVFPDVPVSKKPAEVRMGSGKGAPEFWVAKIKPGRILFEVDGVDLATAKEAMRLGAAKLSIATKFIARMGA, encoded by the coding sequence ATGCTTCAACCGAAACGCACCAAGTTCAGAAAGCAGTTCAAGGGCCGCATCCATGGCGCCGCGAAGAAGGGCACCGCGCTCAACTTCGGCGCCTATGGCCTGAAAGCCATGGAGCCCGAGCGCGTCACCGCGCGCGAGATCGAGGCGGCCCGCCGCGCCATCACGCGCCAGATGAAGCGCGCCGGCCGCGTCTGGATCCGCGTCTTCCCGGACGTTCCGGTGTCGAAGAAGCCGGCCGAAGTCCGCATGGGCTCCGGCAAGGGCGCGCCGGAATTCTGGGTCGCCAAGATCAAGCCGGGCCGCATCCTGTTCGAGGTCGACGGCGTCGACCTCGCGACCGCGAAGGAGGCGATGCGCCTGGGCGCCGCCAAGCTTTCGATCGCGACCAAGTTCATCGCGCGCATGGGTGCTTGA
- the rpmC gene encoding 50S ribosomal protein L29, translating into MAKAKKQKLSAKTSSKADDIRGKTPDELGTELVKLKKEAFNLRFQRANGQLEKTHRARVVRRTIARIETVLTEQRRKAG; encoded by the coding sequence ATGGCAAAGGCGAAGAAACAGAAACTGTCCGCGAAGACCTCGTCGAAGGCCGACGATATTCGCGGCAAGACGCCCGACGAGCTGGGCACCGAGCTGGTGAAGTTGAAGAAGGAGGCCTTCAACCTCCGCTTCCAGCGCGCCAACGGCCAGCTCGAGAAGACGCATCGCGCCCGGGTGGTCCGCCGGACCATCGCGCGCATCGAAACGGTTTTGACGGAGCAGCGCCGCAAGGCCGGCTGA
- the rpsQ gene encoding 30S ribosomal protein S17 — MPKRVLQGVVVSDKNKKTVVVKVERRFTHPVMKKTVRRSKKYHAHDEAGEYKLGDIVRIRECRPLSKLKTWEAFERVAK, encoded by the coding sequence ATGCCAAAGCGCGTGCTGCAGGGTGTCGTGGTCAGCGACAAGAACAAGAAGACGGTGGTGGTGAAGGTGGAACGCCGCTTCACCCATCCCGTGATGAAGAAGACCGTTCGTCGGTCGAAGAAATACCACGCCCATGACGAAGCGGGCGAATACAAGTTGGGCGACATCGTGCGCATCCGCGAGTGCCGGCCGCTTTCCAAGCTGAAGACCTGGGAAGCGTTCGAGCGCGTGGCCAAGTAA
- the rplN gene encoding 50S ribosomal protein L14 translates to MIQMSTELDVADNSGARRVMCIKVLGGSHRRYAEVGDIIVVSVKEAIPRGRVKKGEVLKAVVVRTAHGVRRPDGSLIRFDGNAAVLINAQGEPIGTRIFGPVTRELRSKGQMKIISLAPEVL, encoded by the coding sequence ATGATTCAGATGTCCACCGAACTCGACGTCGCCGACAATTCCGGCGCGCGCCGCGTCATGTGCATCAAGGTGCTCGGCGGCAGCCACCGCCGCTATGCCGAGGTCGGCGACATCATCGTCGTGTCGGTCAAGGAAGCGATCCCGCGCGGCCGCGTGAAGAAGGGCGAGGTCCTCAAAGCCGTCGTCGTGCGCACCGCCCATGGCGTGCGCCGCCCCGACGGCTCGCTGATCCGCTTCGACGGCAACGCGGCGGTGCTGATCAACGCCCAGGGCGAGCCGATCGGCACGCGTATTTTCGGGCCCGTGACGCGCGAGCTGCGCTCGAAGGGCCAGATGAAGATCATTTCGCTTGCGCCGGAGGTGCTGTGA
- the rplX gene encoding 50S ribosomal protein L24: MAAKIKKGDRVVVTAGRDKGKKGEVLKVMAEENRALVSGVNMVKRHTKQTQREQGGIVSKESPVHISNLSHVDPKDGSATRIGWKELNDGRMVRFAKKSGEVIDV, from the coding sequence ATGGCGGCCAAGATCAAGAAGGGCGACCGCGTCGTCGTGACGGCGGGCCGCGACAAGGGCAAGAAGGGCGAAGTGCTCAAGGTGATGGCCGAGGAGAACCGCGCATTGGTCTCCGGCGTGAACATGGTCAAGCGCCACACCAAGCAGACCCAGCGCGAGCAGGGCGGCATCGTGTCGAAGGAATCGCCGGTGCATATCTCGAACCTGTCGCATGTCGATCCGAAGGACGGCAGCGCGACGCGGATCGGCTGGAAGGAACTGAACGACGGACGGATGGTGCGTTTCGCCAAGAAGTCCGGTGAGGTCATCGATGTCTGA